In a genomic window of Methanogenium sp. S4BF:
- a CDS encoding Na+/H+ antiporter subunit E produces the protein MIRYLLTFICALCTYLVLTAGSGDIGLWSAFEIVTGVIIALVVSAASAKWFCPGDDYRMAHPVRWVLLGLYLCIPFFLEIIRANIDVAIRIITGNINPGIVKVNPGLKTGFGQLLFASSITLTPGTLTLETDEKTGNFYIHMLSVPQEIVKKKTADAAEIFSFFKIHEWVRRIAE, from the coding sequence ATGATTCGGTATCTTTTGACGTTTATTTGTGCGTTATGCACGTATCTGGTGCTGACGGCCGGTTCTGGTGACATCGGGCTCTGGTCAGCATTTGAGATAGTCACCGGCGTTATCATTGCGCTTGTCGTTTCTGCGGCATCTGCGAAATGGTTCTGTCCGGGTGATGACTATCGTATGGCGCACCCCGTAAGGTGGGTGCTGCTGGGTCTGTATCTCTGTATTCCCTTCTTCCTGGAGATTATCCGGGCAAACATCGATGTGGCAATACGGATAATTACCGGGAATATCAATCCCGGCATTGTGAAAGTCAATCCCGGTCTGAAGACCGGTTTCGGTCAGCTTCTTTTTGCAAGCTCTATTACCCTGACACCGGGTACCCTGACTCTTGAGACCGACGAAAAAACCGGGAACTTCTATATTCACATGCTCTCGGTCCCCCAGGAGATTGTGAAGAAAAAGACCGCTGACGCAGCAGAGATCTTCTCATTTTTTAAGATCCATGAATGGGTCCGGAGGATTGCGGAATGA
- a CDS encoding cation:proton antiporter: protein MTDIWVIVLGLLLLFVLGAMVRLWLGPTAPDRVVALDAVNTITVCGIIVFGVAFNETVYVDVAIVYALFSFVGTLWLAKYIGGDL from the coding sequence ATGACCGATATCTGGGTTATTGTGCTGGGTCTGCTTCTCCTTTTTGTCCTCGGGGCCATGGTGCGCCTCTGGCTGGGGCCGACCGCACCGGACCGCGTGGTGGCGCTGGATGCGGTGAACACGATCACGGTCTGCGGCATCATTGTTTTTGGTGTTGCGTTCAATGAGACCGTCTATGTCGATGTGGCCATTGTCTATGCCCTCTTCTCCTTTGTAGGGACCCTCTGGCTTGCCAAGTATATCGGGGGTGACCTTTAA
- the mnhG gene encoding monovalent cation/H(+) antiporter subunit G, with amino-acid sequence MVADILVFICLGIGLFVSGLGVVGILRFPDVYTRLHAETKMTTLGAIFICLAVIITEAGAYLATGDMQYAVFVLHTVLALAALAFTNALGAHAIGRAAYRSGIRPDPSVVDRMKEVKTDD; translated from the coding sequence ATGGTAGCCGATATTCTGGTGTTCATATGTCTCGGTATCGGGCTTTTCGTCAGCGGTCTTGGGGTCGTGGGTATTCTGCGGTTCCCTGACGTGTATACACGCCTGCATGCAGAGACGAAGATGACGACCCTTGGTGCGATTTTCATCTGTCTTGCCGTGATTATTACCGAGGCCGGTGCCTATCTGGCGACCGGGGATATGCAGTACGCCGTGTTTGTGCTCCATACCGTGCTGGCCCTCGCAGCTCTGGCCTTCACCAATGCACTTGGCGCCCACGCCATCGGCCGTGCAGCATACCGGTCGGGTATTCGTCCCGACCCTTCAGTGGTGGACCGGATGAAGGAGGTAAAAACTGATGATTGA
- a CDS encoding hydrogenase subunit MbhD domain-containing protein: MIELAIHILLLAGLVISACMVWYMDDLISAAISFGAFSFLLSLEFMMLQAPDVAIAEAGIGAGLTTAIFVIAIRGTDKKDGGSSE; encoded by the coding sequence ATGATTGAACTTGCCATACACATCCTGCTTCTGGCAGGACTTGTCATCTCGGCCTGCATGGTCTGGTATATGGATGACCTGATCTCGGCTGCCATCTCGTTTGGCGCCTTCAGTTTCCTGCTCTCCTTAGAGTTTATGATGCTGCAGGCCCCTGATGTGGCAATCGCCGAGGCGGGTATCGGTGCCGGACTTACGACTGCAATCTTTGTGATTGCCATCCGCGGCACTGATAAAAAAGACGGGGGTTCGTCTGAATGA
- the mbhE gene encoding hydrogen gas-evolving membrane-bound hydrogenase subunit E, which yields MKNALRAVILVVCAAAFLLAGPGLSFGEPAYTDMDDYMLLHGQEETGSNNIVTGVVFDYRGFDTLGEATVLFTVVLGAGLVFRRLGKKEDEYEYE from the coding sequence ATGAAGAACGCACTTCGGGCTGTTATTCTTGTTGTCTGTGCTGCTGCCTTTCTTCTGGCAGGGCCCGGCCTCTCCTTCGGGGAGCCCGCTTATACAGATATGGATGACTACATGCTTCTCCACGGGCAGGAAGAGACCGGAAGCAACAATATTGTGACCGGTGTGGTCTTCGACTACCGTGGATTTGATACCCTCGGTGAAGCGACGGTACTTTTCACCGTAGTGCTGGGTGCGGGTCTTGTTTTCCGCCGCCTGGGCAAAAAGGAGGATGAATATGAATATGAGTAA
- a CDS encoding MnhB domain-containing protein, with amino-acid sequence MSNLVRSGANILMPFILVFGFYIVVHGHLTPGGGFQGGAVIATAVVLLMVAYSRAEVRASISKKVLKNSETLGLLLFIGTALLALTAGLAFFGNWLLDAGTLFGTPVAFGINPGDLNTGGIIPVLNIAVGIEVLGAMGLLLLAMLGGMKGDAE; translated from the coding sequence ATGAGTAATCTCGTCCGTTCAGGGGCGAATATCCTGATGCCGTTTATTCTGGTATTCGGTTTTTATATCGTGGTCCACGGACACCTGACTCCCGGCGGCGGATTCCAGGGTGGTGCGGTCATTGCCACAGCCGTCGTCCTGTTGATGGTGGCCTATTCACGCGCTGAAGTGCGTGCATCCATCTCCAAAAAGGTCCTGAAGAACAGTGAGACCCTTGGGCTGCTCCTCTTCATCGGAACAGCCCTTCTGGCGCTCACCGCAGGGCTTGCCTTCTTCGGCAACTGGCTGCTTGACGCAGGGACGCTGTTTGGGACACCGGTCGCCTTTGGAATCAATCCTGGTGACCTCAATACCGGCGGAATCATACCGGTCCTGAACATTGCCGTAGGAATTGAAGTTCTCGGCGCGATGGGCCTTCTTCTCCTTGCAATGCTTGGCGGCATGAAAGGTGATGCAGAATGA
- a CDS encoding sodium:proton antiporter, with amino-acid sequence MIENVPFFCAGILVIIGLVIIVTKKDLIKMVMGLALVEAGVNLLLVATGYISGGVAPIFTNAPSTAMVMPTVQAMTLTNIVIGIATTALLLSFVMVIYKKYGTRDVTEMRRLKE; translated from the coding sequence ATGATCGAGAATGTTCCGTTCTTCTGTGCGGGAATTCTGGTGATAATCGGTCTGGTGATCATTGTCACGAAAAAAGACCTGATTAAGATGGTGATGGGCCTTGCTTTGGTGGAGGCGGGCGTAAATCTGCTTCTGGTCGCAACCGGCTATATCTCCGGCGGTGTGGCGCCGATATTTACCAACGCCCCGTCGACCGCGATGGTGATGCCGACTGTTCAGGCGATGACACTGACAAATATCGTCATCGGCATTGCGACAACGGCACTCCTGCTCTCGTTTGTTATGGTCATTTACAAGAAATACGGCACGCGTGATGTAACCGAAATGCGGAGGCTCAAAGAATGA
- a CDS encoding proton-conducting transporter membrane subunit translates to MMDFIIANAPALLIAVPMLGAFALPLVGRLGDTGRNGWVLGVALITFVIAALLAWTVLSGGPVVYTFGAASPADALPADSGGIPIRIVFTVDAMSAFMAVFAAFVGLVTCLYSVASERRSSGKDGYYALMLLLLVGILGMVATGDLFNFFVFLEINSLAGAALVAYRIDKGVSVEAGLKYGFLSTLAGLMVLYAIALLYGQYDSLNMAVIASRMDYTMLDKVALALFVAGLALKAGAVPLHFWTPDAYSMAPGAVTAFLVVASQAGLYGLFRILFSVYGLTLSYVTVGWAVIILGVLSMFVGVTMAIPQKDVKRLMAYHAVSQSGYMLLGVGVGLVVLGDAAAMDAFGRTAMEGGIFHIVNHAMYKGLLFLTAGAIFLQTGTRNLNKLGGLGHSMKWTMLFFIIGALAIAGIPPFNGFASKLMIYESVFAFSPVIAVIAMVVSILTLASFVKVFHAIFMGPAQPRHADAGEVPLPMLVAMGALALLTILMGIFPEQIVSAVIAPAADALIDQGAYVATVFGGL, encoded by the coding sequence ATGATGGACTTCATCATCGCAAACGCCCCGGCACTCCTTATCGCAGTGCCGATGCTCGGCGCCTTTGCCCTGCCGCTCGTGGGCAGGCTGGGCGATACCGGACGCAATGGCTGGGTCCTTGGTGTGGCGCTCATCACCTTTGTGATTGCCGCCCTCCTTGCATGGACGGTTCTTTCCGGCGGGCCGGTGGTCTATACCTTCGGTGCGGCGTCCCCTGCGGATGCTCTCCCCGCAGACTCCGGCGGCATCCCGATTCGCATCGTCTTCACGGTAGATGCGATGAGCGCCTTCATGGCGGTCTTCGCTGCCTTTGTGGGCCTTGTCACCTGTCTCTACTCGGTGGCAAGCGAACGCCGCTCTTCCGGAAAGGACGGCTATTATGCCCTGATGCTCCTCCTTCTGGTGGGTATCCTCGGCATGGTTGCCACCGGCGATCTCTTCAACTTCTTTGTATTCCTTGAGATCAACTCCCTTGCGGGTGCGGCTCTTGTCGCATACCGGATTGACAAGGGCGTCTCGGTCGAGGCGGGTCTGAAATACGGGTTCCTCTCAACCCTCGCGGGCCTGATGGTCCTCTATGCGATTGCCCTTCTCTACGGGCAGTATGACTCCCTGAATATGGCGGTCATCGCATCACGGATGGACTACACGATGCTCGACAAGGTCGCACTCGCCCTCTTTGTGGCAGGCCTTGCACTGAAGGCGGGCGCTGTCCCGCTGCATTTCTGGACACCGGATGCCTACTCGATGGCTCCCGGCGCCGTGACCGCATTTTTAGTGGTTGCAAGTCAGGCGGGTCTTTACGGGCTTTTCCGTATCCTCTTCAGCGTTTATGGACTCACGCTCAGCTATGTCACCGTCGGCTGGGCCGTCATCATCCTGGGTGTGCTCTCGATGTTTGTCGGCGTCACGATGGCCATACCGCAGAAGGATGTGAAACGGCTGATGGCGTATCATGCGGTATCGCAGTCCGGCTACATGCTTCTTGGTGTGGGCGTCGGTCTCGTCGTCCTCGGAGACGCTGCTGCAATGGACGCCTTTGGCCGGACGGCAATGGAGGGCGGCATCTTCCACATCGTCAACCATGCGATGTATAAGGGCCTCCTGTTCCTGACGGCAGGGGCGATATTCCTGCAGACGGGCACGAGGAATCTCAACAAACTGGGCGGGCTCGGCCATTCAATGAAGTGGACGATGCTCTTCTTCATCATCGGCGCCCTTGCGATTGCCGGCATTCCGCCGTTCAACGGCTTTGCCTCCAAACTGATGATCTATGAGTCTGTCTTTGCGTTCAGCCCGGTGATTGCAGTCATTGCGATGGTCGTCTCCATCCTGACTCTTGCCTCGTTCGTGAAGGTCTTCCATGCAATATTCATGGGGCCCGCACAACCGCGGCATGCAGACGCAGGGGAAGTGCCCCTGCCGATGCTTGTAGCAATGGGTGCACTTGCACTCCTGACGATTCTCATGGGCATCTTCCCGGAACAGATTGTATCGGCAGTGATTGCACCAGCCGCAGATGCACTCATTGATCAGGGTGCGTATGTGGCAACCGTTTTCGGAGGTCTATAA
- a CDS encoding hydrogenase: MIADTLVTGFGAWNPIAWVIAFAVALLLAWLIGRRGEPDLPGDGESGKPYLSGNDEPSPEETHIGGSNLYWGFTEAMKGYYARVVPLHTGCLTDYVLWFLGTFALLFLFIGVI; the protein is encoded by the coding sequence ATGATAGCAGATACATTAGTCACCGGATTTGGGGCATGGAACCCCATTGCCTGGGTCATCGCGTTTGCGGTAGCCCTGCTCCTTGCATGGCTGATTGGGAGGCGCGGGGAACCGGATCTGCCGGGAGACGGCGAATCCGGCAAGCCCTACCTCTCCGGCAACGACGAACCCTCACCTGAGGAAACGCATATCGGCGGTTCAAACCTCTACTGGGGGTTCACTGAGGCGATGAAGGGCTATTATGCACGGGTTGTTCCCCTGCACACCGGCTGCCTCACGGACTATGTGCTCTGGTTTTTAGGCACATTTGCCCTGCTCTTTCTCTTTATCGGGGTGATCTAA
- a CDS encoding NADH-quinone oxidoreductase subunit B family protein yields MRLSPSFNRSLWVFHFNSGSCNGCDIEIVAALTPRYDPERFGIKLVGSPRHADVLLVTGPVVHDMADRLRRVYAQMPNPKVVMCIGACGQSGGVFFDSYNLDGPVGDVIPVDVYVPGCAPRPEAIIDGVVKAIAKLERLEEEKQ; encoded by the coding sequence ATGCGGCTGTCACCATCATTCAACCGGTCTCTCTGGGTATTCCATTTCAACTCAGGGTCATGCAACGGATGTGACATCGAAATTGTGGCGGCGTTAACGCCCCGGTACGACCCTGAACGATTTGGAATAAAACTCGTCGGGTCGCCCCGGCACGCAGATGTGCTGCTGGTCACCGGGCCCGTGGTTCACGATATGGCAGACCGCCTGCGCAGGGTGTATGCCCAGATGCCAAACCCCAAGGTTGTGATGTGCATCGGTGCATGCGGCCAGTCCGGCGGTGTCTTCTTTGACTCCTATAATCTGGACGGCCCGGTGGGCGATGTCATCCCGGTGGATGTCTATGTGCCTGGCTGTGCGCCGCGGCCGGAAGCGATCATCGACGGGGTTGTGAAGGCGATTGCTAAACTCGAACGCCTGGAGGAGGAGAAACAATGA
- a CDS encoding NADH-quinone oxidoreductase subunit C: MTRQALSAEQVAEQLQKTGPKSISDVRTKEWSEGLKKTPVASIWLRTTPDGLPATIQAVIDIDYPHFSVASGIDTGDAVELLYHMQVFHGMPGAEVNITISVPVPKKNLVVPTISHLIPGAVYTEREKQEMLGVTVAGIPDPRGLFLPADFPKGVYPWRKDETGITEDLVKSLYASGRPEDRPAPPVKPKEKKVKKSEAPDGEKTAAEKAAPAADDASPAPDAPDTPDAGTPEVNTNGE, from the coding sequence ATGACACGACAGGCACTTTCAGCGGAACAAGTCGCTGAACAACTACAAAAAACCGGTCCGAAGAGCATCAGTGATGTCCGGACAAAAGAATGGTCAGAAGGCCTGAAGAAGACCCCCGTGGCGAGTATCTGGCTGCGGACAACACCGGACGGTCTTCCTGCAACGATTCAGGCGGTCATTGATATCGACTATCCGCACTTCTCAGTGGCGTCAGGTATTGATACCGGTGACGCTGTTGAACTGCTCTACCATATGCAGGTCTTCCATGGGATGCCCGGCGCAGAGGTCAATATCACGATCTCTGTCCCGGTCCCGAAAAAGAACCTCGTCGTCCCGACCATTTCCCACCTGATTCCGGGTGCGGTCTATACCGAGCGCGAAAAGCAGGAGATGCTTGGGGTGACCGTCGCAGGCATTCCTGACCCCCGCGGTCTCTTCCTCCCGGCCGATTTCCCCAAAGGTGTCTACCCGTGGAGAAAGGATGAAACCGGCATAACAGAAGATCTGGTGAAATCACTGTATGCCTCCGGCAGGCCGGAAGATCGTCCCGCACCGCCGGTGAAACCAAAGGAGAAGAAGGTGAAGAAATCTGAGGCTCCTGACGGGGAGAAGACCGCCGCGGAAAAGGCGGCTCCTGCAGCAGATGATGCCTCACCCGCACCGGATGCTCCTGATACACCTGATGCCGGTACGCCGGAGGTGAACACGAATGGCGAATAA